A section of the Rubritalea squalenifaciens DSM 18772 genome encodes:
- the ybeY gene encoding rRNA maturation RNase YbeY: protein MLEVYNNQEAIELSDALLEWLEDCGQRAYPLALRNPANGGGVLPELDFVEISLVDDETIDLVHRDFMDIPGATDVITFAHGEIVISTETARSYAEEYGNSFERELLLYIIHGLLHLSGHEDAVPEERKTMESIQNTILKEVYTEFCQ, encoded by the coding sequence ATGTTGGAGGTCTATAATAACCAGGAAGCCATCGAGCTTTCCGACGCACTTTTGGAATGGCTGGAGGACTGCGGGCAGCGCGCCTATCCTTTGGCGCTCAGAAACCCTGCCAATGGTGGCGGAGTGCTGCCTGAGCTGGATTTCGTGGAGATCAGTCTGGTGGACGATGAAACCATTGATCTGGTGCACCGCGACTTCATGGATATCCCCGGTGCTACGGATGTGATCACCTTTGCCCACGGCGAAATCGTCATTAGCACGGAGACCGCCCGCAGCTACGCGGAGGAGTACGGTAATAGCTTCGAGCGTGAGCTGCTGCTCTACATCATCCACGGTTTGCTCCACCTCTCCGGCCACGAGGACGCCGTCCCTGAGGAACGCAAGACCATGGAAAGTATCCAGAACACCATCCTCAAAGAGGTGTACACGGAGTTTTGCCAATGA